The Dioscorea cayenensis subsp. rotundata cultivar TDr96_F1 chromosome 8, TDr96_F1_v2_PseudoChromosome.rev07_lg8_w22 25.fasta, whole genome shotgun sequence genome segment AAAACAATATTAAGAAGATCGTACTTAAGTTCTCTCAAGTTAAATTCAGACTGAAATTGTGCAAAAACCCATCAGCGAAACAACTCTAACCTGAGTGCCACCTCCTTCCGAACAGTGTACCGTATCTTCTTGTCAAAGTtcctctccttcctcttctcGCGGAACCGCATCAACGAAGCAACTCTCTGAGGAAAGTTGGAGCGCTACAACCCATAAGAATAACAAACCCAACATGTCAAGAACTTCCAAAATCTTTAAACCAGAAGGAAGTCCATCCAATCAATACCTTGTAGGAATGGGAAGAAGACGGCAAAGAACCCAACCCTCCCGCAATCTCACGTCCACCCAGCAACAACAGCACAGCTTGAACCTACAAAGTTTTCAAACAATTTAGACATAAAGGTGAAATCCAATGGTGTTAACACCGAAACGGGAAAAATTTCACCTTTTCTGGAGAAACGGAGTCAAAAACGTAGACCTCTCCCTGGAACGAAAGAGTGAGCTGGTTACTCCCGATCGGCGGCACTATTAACCCGATGTGGTCGCCGAGGTTGGAGAGATCCGTCGGATGGTCGGCGTCCATCCCCTCCACCTCTGCCACACCGTCATGCTCCTCCCCATTCATCTCCTGCCTCTCGCGCCCGTACATCTGCACCTCCTGGTGCTCCCCGGAAGCATCCATGGCCGAATCATACTGGATTGCTCCCGCCGGCGGCGGCTTCACCTCTCCGGCAGAGCCAGGGTTCTCGCTCATCCCCCCTctataaattcttaaaaaaaaaaggaaaaaaatctcaGCAAAATCAAGGACTCTGAAACTGGATTTCGTGAAGGAAACCAATGGAGATCAGGGTGCGAAATCCCATCAAAAAATGGGGGAAAAAGGTGGATTGGAAATGAAATTCTAGGGATTTGGGGATGAGATCAAGGATGAAGGAAAAGGAAAACCCTAGCGCGACACGAAAGAACGCAGCCAAAGACGTGATAGGACAGTGACGTCACCAGAACTTATCTTGAGATCAACATTACACCTTGATGTGAGATATGAACCCTCCGATCAAAAGCATCTTCTCCAagttgatattatatatatatattacatcataatattattttaattttttttaaaattagtttcaaattaatttcaataaacAGCCCAAAAATATCTATTAACAAAATAGAATGATGTCAAGACTCAAGAATGCACCCATCTGAGAATGGAAAGTGAGTATATCCTTAAAAATTTACAAGACTGATACAAGATCAAAATACACTGAAATGAACTAAAGTTCTATCCATAAAGTACAATGATGTTACAATATAGAAACCGTcaacgaccatttggtctattggcatcagGTCTTTCGCGTAGGGTGTTCACTTCGAGTGTTGAACATGGCTCCCCGAATTCGATCCTCATCTCGTGCAAGGTAAGAGCACGGTTCAGTGGTGAGCGCGGCTCCCCCATGTGAACCCTGGGTTCAGGCACTTGTCGCctttctaaaatatatatatatatatatataaaccaatcaTTATACAATGAGCAGAGTAATTTGTTACTACACATCCTTTTGAGAATGGCTTGaatcctcttcttcatcatcagcATGAGACCATAAGACTTGATCATCAATCTTAGTCAGCCTCTCATCATCAATTCGTTTCCATGTTAGAATATTTTGGATGCCCATCCATGTCTTTGAGCCCTTACGAAGCTCGGCTTTGATCACCCTCGCTCTCCGGGGCCAGCCAGCCCTTCCATAAGCATGGTAGCCAAAGCCTCCGCCATAACAGACTGATATATGGTTGAGTTCGCCACAGAAATCGTTTAGATGATCATGGCCGAAAAAGACCGCTTTGACATCTCTCATTGAAACAAGGGTGTTCAAAACCCCGGAGTTTACAAAAGAGCAGGCGACGTACTCCTGGAAAGTACCTTTAATCTTCTTGAACCAGAGATCTCGAACCTCTGGAATTGGGATGTGGAAGAATGCCAAGGCAGGAGACAATGATTGTGATTCAACCTGCAGCTTTGGGAAACACAAGAATGACAGATTAGACTATTAAGTGAATTGTAATTCATAATTGTAACTCTAGAAAACTATTTACCAGATAGAGAAGCATAACTTAGCCAACTCAAGTGAAATGCAATTCATAACTGTAACTCAAGATTTCACATACATGATTCTACATACAGAAAGTTATGGAAGCCATGCAAGTCATAGAAGTAGATATCTTCCTAACAAGACAAGTATCAAGATCTAGTCCAGCTTCAAAAGGTTGAATTTCTACCTTTATCACTAGTATTTTTCTTCATGAGATCAAATGAAAAAAGCAGGCCATTTTCAAGTAGGGTGGATGTGAAGAATTTGAATCCACCTTGTTCTCATCTATGACATACCAAATGACAATTCTTCACCATGGTGTGAGGACTACTGCAAATCATTATTTGTAGGTCACATTCCAACTTCTGTGCAAAGGAAGCAACAGAGTATTTTCTTTCTGAATTAGAaagaatgatattttatttatcctGATTCCTGAGAAATTTTCCTCCAATAGGATCTCTGCAAAATAATAAGTTCTTTAGAATCTAGGAATCAACTAGTTGACTGTCTCAATTAAATAGCTTATAGCAAATAACAAATACAGAGCACAACAGTCTTGATGATTTGGTATAGCTTGGATCTAAACAAGTAACAAAAGGGTCATCAGCTTTCAACCCAAATCACGTGTCTTATGCCCAAAAGAAACAATACCTTGTGCATCCTGACAGGCAAGGGAAAAAGCTTCATTGCTTCTAATGTAATGTTATTGAGAATAAAGTATAAAGAATCTAGAAACCTGACCACCACCGATCCTTCTACAATACTTATCGGTTATACTTCTCATTCACCAAGCTCAACCAAAATCTAAGTGGAAAGCAATTTACCAAGCATCTTTTTAGTGCCAAGAAACCTCAACCGTTGAACGACACACCAACTTGTGAAATAGATCCTCATAGTTTTAACATTGTCAACTCTAAAAAACAGTTGAAAATGTGGAATGTACTCTGAGTTTTATAATAACAGCTTCTAAAGCTTTATATGAAAAGTAAGAATGTAGTTGACACCCAATAGAACATAACACAAGCTTTGGTTTGAGAGAAGTTATGCACAATGGATCTTTTGCAGCAAGGGATGTGAAATAACATTTGACATCCGCACTGAGGAACGCGTCCAAAATGACCGATGAAATAAAAGGAAGTCAACCATGTAAGTAAACGAAATAAAAGATTATGCCAGTCCTGAAATTTTGGAAAATCAGGCAAaagagataaattaaatgaattcaCTGATTATGATTCAAGTAGATAGACACTTTTCTACAGGATCTAAGAATACCTGAGACTGTTGAGAGATGGAGTGAACCCAATTGAGTTGAGATTCCCTTATCCATCCATAAGTTTTGCGGCCACTGACAACCACACGGTCACCACTGTCAAGGAAGTAGAGATTGAGGATGCTAGTGTTATCCAACCCCGACCCAGGGGCACCATGGACCTTAATGTGATAATTACCAAACCCTTCAATTCTCATGGTCCCTCCCGCGCTAGGTGGATTGACCTGGGATACAGAGTAGTCCATGAGGGATACCAACGACATCAACTCTTCCCGATTCATGCTAGATTCTTGGTCATGGTTACCCAAGATTGCAGCCCATGGAATCATCGACTCCATGGCTGGAGCAAAAGCTCGGAAAAGGGATTCAGCTGCATCAGTTGCACTTGGCCCAAATATATTGTCCCCTGATCCAATCAGAACCCAAAAGCATTCCAATCAAAAATGCCGTCCCTGCAGAATTTCTTTCTCCATATTCAATGTTGTCAATAATAAAGCAATAACCTTGATAGGAAAACTAGATCAACAATGCTCTTTCACCTAGAAGAAAAGGTAAGCTTCTCACAGAAATTAGTAGAAATCAAGGATGGACAAGTGACTTAAAGTCATGGATAGGATGAGCTATTAGGGACCAATTCCTTGCCATCTAAAGTGTTTCCTTTATTTTCCTCTATCTAAACAACAAATGAGCATATTTTAATGGGAAAAAATCACAGAACATCAAGAAATATAGCATAAATAATCTATTCAAGACTAGCATTTGGTTAGTTTTTTCTAAAACTATGGCAACAAAAGGAGAGAttttgacaaaagaaaaaaaaaagagaagaaattaTGGAGATGAACGACCATTCATGAATCTCACtaaaaaaatcctccaaaactaGCATACTTAATCACTTCCAATCAATCCAAACACCAAGTCAATGAACtacaacaaacaaaatcaaacattttATCAGAAAATAACTAAAGCAAAGAATCAATACCAGTAAAAGCAATGAGATCAGGCCTCTCAGCCTCAATCATCCTCCTGAGAAACCTCGTGGTATTCAAATCCGAGCACCACTCAAACTCCGAATCCAATACATCCTTACACCGCGTCGCtttcccattcccaaaatgCATGTCCGCCACCTAaacaaccaaaccaaaccaaaccaaacaacaactcagacaccaaaaccctaaccctaatcatccaaaaaagaaaaaagaataccaaacCAACCTGGAGTATCTTGAACGTGCCATCATAGCGGAACCGGAGAGGGAGTTCGGCGAAGCGCTTGATGCGAGGGCGAGCTCGGTTAACGAAGATGAGATGGGAGAAGAGGGATTCAAAGAGGAGAAGAGGGATGGAGATCGCGAGGACGAGGAGGACATAGGGCCGCCATGGATGGGCGGTCATCATCCTCTCTCGCTTCCCGCGGAGGTCCCAACTCCCTTGACCCTTCCAGAACTTTCTCGCCCTTTCGTTATATGCTTCTCTTTGAAAAGGCCCGTGAGATTTGGGCTCCCATTGAGCCAAAGCCTTTTTACTTTCATTAGGCCTTTCTTTTAGGTCGTTTGACCCATGGATTGACGAGAAGGTTAAAGCCCACAAGAAGATAAGGCCCATAGACTTTGAAGCTCATTGGTCCAAGGCCTTATTTTTATTGGGCTTATTCAGATCTTTTGGCCCAAGTTTTTAAAGGAATTGACTTTTTTctattggaatttttttaatgcacaATGACTAAAACTCAAATCACTTGCTTAAGTAATCTAAATCTCTATTATTTGGATTAGCCCCATTggtgttgttatttttttttatttttgtaaaatataataattcaataaCTTTTGGTCTTCATTCATGCTCTtggaatatataaatacatatctataaatatatattaaagggTTGAAACTGttgatctttattgttgttaatattactattattttgtttttctatatacTACTTAGTTTATATTATTCAACTGATTATTAAACTCaagaaattcaataaataataatggatGTATTAGAAAAGACTTGAAAACTATTGACATTGACGAGTGCTTTTTTTACAGTGTTATTTGCCTGTGCTTTCCTTAAAATTGCTATAGGATTTAAATGCAAATCCTACTCAGcactaccaaaaaaaaaagtgatttcattttaatttttgacttttttatctaaataaagaaaattttttgtattttatttttgttgtatatccaatcaaataatttatattcttatttataatttatgaaaagATGTATTTTAAAATGTATACTTCTTTGGAATATCATATGAACAtctatttgattaaaaaaaattatttttttaaaaata includes the following:
- the LOC120267852 gene encoding GATA transcription factor 20-like isoform X2; the protein is MSENPGSAGEVKPPPAGAIQYDSAMDASGEHQEVQMYGRERQEMNGEEHDGVAEVEGMDADHPTDLSNLGDHIGLIVPPIGSNQLTLSFQGEVYVFDSVSPEKVQAVLLLLGGREIAGGLGSLPSSSHSYKRVASLMRFREKRKERNFDKKIRYTVRKEVALRMQRNKGQFTSSKSKTEDVTSTTSWDTSQRWGADDRPQAAVACHHCGINAKSTPMMRRGPNGPRTLCNACGLMWANKGTLRDLSKNPTPPPPLSLPELKEGNGTSEARVEQQPSVITANGHNMS
- the LOC120267852 gene encoding GATA transcription factor 20-like isoform X1, producing MSENPGSAGEVKPPPAGAIQYDSAMDASGEHQEVQMYGRERQEMNGEEHDGVAEVEGMDADHPTDLSNLGDHIGLIVPPIGSNQLTLSFQGEVYVFDSVSPEKVQAVLLLLGGREIAGGLGSLPSSSHSYKRSNFPQRVASLMRFREKRKERNFDKKIRYTVRKEVALRMQRNKGQFTSSKSKTEDVTSTTSWDTSQRWGADDRPQAAVACHHCGINAKSTPMMRRGPNGPRTLCNACGLMWANKGTLRDLSKNPTPPPPLSLPELKEGNGTSEARVEQQPSVITANGHNMS
- the LOC120267408 gene encoding probable inactive purple acid phosphatase 28 isoform X2, coding for MMTAHPWRPYVLLVLAISIPLLLFESLFSHLIFVNRARPRIKRFAELPLRFRYDGTFKILQVADMHFGNGKATRCKDVLDSEFEWCSDLNTTRFLRRMIEAERPDLIAFTGDNIFGPSATDAAESLFRAFAPAMESMIPWAAILGNHDQESSMNREELMSLVSLMDYSVSQVNPPSAGGTMRIEGFGNYHIKVHGAPGSGLDNTSILNLYFLDSGDRVVVSGRKTYGWIRESQLNWVHSISQQSQVESQSLSPALAFFHIPIPEVRDLWFKKIKGTFQEYVACSFVNSGVLNTLVSMRDVKAVFFGHDHLNDFCGELNHISVCYGGGFGYHAYGRAGWPRRARVIKAELRKGSKTWMGIQNILTWKRIDDERLTKIDDQVLWSHADDEEEDSSHSQKDV
- the LOC120267408 gene encoding probable inactive purple acid phosphatase 28 isoform X1 gives rise to the protein MMTAHPWRPYVLLVLAISIPLLLFESLFSHLIFVNRARPRIKRFAELPLRFRYDGTFKILQVADMHFGNGKATRCKDVLDSEFEWCSDLNTTRFLRRMIEAERPDLIAFTGDNIFGPSATDAAESLFRAFAPAMESMIPWAAILGNHDQESSMNREELMSLVSLMDYSVSQVNPPSAGGTMRIEGFGNYHIKVHGAPGSGLDNTSILNLYFLDSGDRVVVSGRKTYGWIRESQLNWVHSISQQSQLQVESQSLSPALAFFHIPIPEVRDLWFKKIKGTFQEYVACSFVNSGVLNTLVSMRDVKAVFFGHDHLNDFCGELNHISVCYGGGFGYHAYGRAGWPRRARVIKAELRKGSKTWMGIQNILTWKRIDDERLTKIDDQVLWSHADDEEEDSSHSQKDV